The sequence TTGTTCCACTACTACTGATAGCCCTTGTCCGCCACCCACACACAATGACGCGCAACCCACGCTATGAGCGCTTCTTTTCATTTCATGCAATAAAGTTACTAAAATCCTAGCGCCGCTTGCACCAATAGGGTGGCCAATAGCTATCGCGCCTCCATTCACATTCACGATATTAGGGTTTAATTCAAGCTCTTTTAATACGGCTATGCTTTGCGCGGCGAAAGCTTCATTGAGTTCAAAAAGATTGATGTCATTGAGATTCATTTTGACATTTTTAAGATTGTTTTTAATAGCGATGCTAGGGCATATCCCCATTATATCCGGACTGCAACCACCCAAACCAAACCCCTTGATAGCCGCCATTGTTCTTAAGCCCAATTTTTGCGCTTTTTGAGCACTGCATAAAATGATAATACTCGCGCCATCATTGATCCCTGATGAATTTCCTGCCGTTACCGATCCGTCTTTTTTGAAAGCGGGTTTGAGCTTTGCAAGGGATTCTAGCGTCGTTTCTCTAGGGTATTCGTCTTCTTTAAAAACAACCACGCCTTTTTTATTCGCTATTTCAATGGGCGTGATCTCTTCTTGGAATTTCCCTGCATTAATGGCGACTCTTGCTTTGCGTTGCGATTGGAGCGCGAAAGCATCTTGCTCTTCTCGGCTGATGTGGTATGCTTGAGCGACATTATCAGCGGTGATCCCCATGTGGTAATCATTGAACGCATCCCATAATCCGTCATGGATCATGGAATCTATCATGTTCGCATTCCCCATTCTTTTCCCATCTCGCATGTCAAACGACAAATAGGGGGCTGCACTCATATTCTCCACGCCACCGCACACCACCACCTCATCGCGCCCAAGCATGATGCTGTCATGCGCTAATTGAATGGCTTTCATAGACGATCCACAAACCATATTGACGCTAAAAGCGTTCCTATCATTCGGTATGCCAGCGTCCAGTTGGATCTGTCTGGCGATATTTTGACCCAAACCAGCGGATAAAACATTGCCTAAAATGACAGAATCCACATCGCTAGGCTTAAGACCGCTCGCCTTCAAAGCGTCTTTAAGCACGACAGCGCCCATTTCTCTAGCACCCACGCTCTTTAGAGAGCCTAAAAAACTCCCCACTGCGCTTCGTTTTGCCGCCACTACAACCACTTCATTCATGTCTTTACCTTTAAGTTGATTTGTTAATCCATAGTATCACTTTTAGGTGATTGACACCCTAACAGGTTTGATTTTGTTTTAGGTTTTGTTTTAGATTGAGTGCGATCCGTTTATTTTTTTCACAAAAATATTATTTACATTCAATACAAATTGGTTTAAAACTATCATTATTAGATTTTAAGCTATAGTCTATCTTGTTGGTATAAATACCTATATTTTAGTTTTGATTATCCAATAAGGTTTCAATAGGAGTTTAATAGGGAGTTATAGAGTTTTAAGCAAACTCCCTAATCTCTTTCTCTAAAGCGTTAATAAAAACGCTTGAATAGGATTTTTCTTTAGGGAATTTTTCTAAAAAATCGCTCAATAATCCAAGGTATTGCTCCTTATTTAAAGCGCCTTTTAACACTTCGTATTTTAAAAAAAGCCAGTAAGTGTTAAGCGCATCGCTTTGGCAATAGCTATCAATAATGCCTTTTTTCTCCTTTTGGCTTAATTGTGGGTTGTAATAAATCGCATGCACCAAATCCCCGCTCACATCAAATTTACCAGGAATATTCATCATAGAGCAAACGCCATTTAAATTCAACCCCCTAACGGATCCATAATGGCTCAAGCTATCCATTAAATCCAAATGAAACTGC is a genomic window of Helicobacter pylori oki112 containing:
- a CDS encoding acetyl-CoA C-acetyltransferase, with the translated sequence MNEVVVVAAKRSAVGSFLGSLKSVGAREMGAVVLKDALKASGLKPSDVDSVILGNVLSAGLGQNIARQIQLDAGIPNDRNAFSVNMVCGSSMKAIQLAHDSIMLGRDEVVVCGGVENMSAAPYLSFDMRDGKRMGNANMIDSMIHDGLWDAFNDYHMGITADNVAQAYHISREEQDAFALQSQRKARVAINAGKFQEEITPIEIANKKGVVVFKEDEYPRETTLESLAKLKPAFKKDGSVTAGNSSGINDGASIIILCSAQKAQKLGLRTMAAIKGFGLGGCSPDIMGICPSIAIKNNLKNVKMNLNDINLFELNEAFAAQSIAVLKELELNPNIVNVNGGAIAIGHPIGASGARILVTLLHEMKRSAHSVGCASLCVGGGQGLSVVVEQK